TGGGGCCAAAGCGGACAGTCTTCACTGTCGGAGGTGCGCGGAATCAAGTAGAGCTTGTAGGGGGTGGAATGATGATTCAGCTCATCCAATATCGACATTGTGCTCAGGTGAGCATAGGGCGTCCTCATGCATTGAAGGAGCTCCTGTGATACCACGATCGCGATATGTTGCTGAATCTGCTGACGGGCCACGTAGGTCCCCGAGCCCACCTTCCTGTAAATCATCCCCTCACTCACCAACTCCAACATGGCAGTTCTCAGGGTAACGTTGCTGACACCGAAACGAGCGGCCAGTTCACGGTCGTTTTCCAAGCGGTCTCCCGGGCTTCGATGGTACACCAACTCTCTCAGTTGCTGCACGAGTTGGACATGCTTATTTCCTGAAGATTTCATTCTAAAACTGTAGGATCAATTGAGGCGCGTAGGCCGGAAAATTCTCTGCAAATTCTGCGGTCCGGAAAATGATGCCCTTGTTGTCCGAAGGATTGTCCCCCTTCACGCTATCCGGGCTGCGCAGCCGAAACCCAATAAACCGCTGATCGGACTCGATTCCCTGACGAACCGCATCGGTCACATCGATCGCCGGCACTCGGTTCAAAACCGAAATCTCCGTTTCCCCCTCGACAATTACTTCGCCCAGAGAAACGCCTCCATTCCAGTCCTCATCCGACACGACTCCGTCAGCGGAATCCGTCCAATAGGCAAAGAGTTCCACAGTCGCTGGAGACGGACCTTTCGAATGGGAGTAGAGCACGAGTTTCGCTGACTTCAATTCACCCATCCCCGCATCGGTGGAAGGAATCGAAAACTCAAAAATGCCCACGTACTCATTTCCCCACATGGATCCAACCTTCGCGACCTTCCCTAACGCGTCTACTTCGTCCGGCTCTCCATCCCAGGGATCACTCTGATCCGAAAGCTCTCCGTCAGCCGGAGCGCTGGTGTTCAGTTCAAAATTCTCCGCAAAAACGGAAGAGAGTTGAAGGAATAGACCTGCAAGAAAGAAAATCAAAAGCTGCTTTTTTATTTCCATTTTAAACATCCACGCATGACCTTTCAGAGTGGGCAATTCCTAGGATGGAATCGACCAACGAGAGTTAGAAAAATAGACCGGACGGAGCGACTACCCCGTCACTCTATTTGAACGAAGAAAATTGCGACGTCGAAGACAGAACACTCCCGCCAGCATCGCTAGAATCATAGCTCCGGCGGCAGGTTCAGGAACTGAAGACAGGGTAATGTTATCAAAATTGAATCCGCTGGCACTGCGGATGCGCATTGTATTGAAACTTGTATAGATATCACCGGTGGTATCTTCGAAGCTGGAGAAGGTAGTTCCTGCGATGGAAGCGTCGATCTGGACACCCAACACTGTCTTAGTCAGCGTGAGGGAAAACGTCTTTCCATCCGCAGGACCACCAATCGTCGCCGTCTCACTAGGAGTATGAATAATGTTTGCCGCATTGAAATACGAGCTGTCATTCACCACATCGTAATAATTCGGACTCGTGTCTGATCCCGATATGACCTGATGAAACATATAGCCGTCACCATCTGGTGTCAGTGAGCTTCCACCAAAACTGTTCGCTGTAATCGTCGTTTCGCTATTCAGCAAGGCGATGGTAAGATTTCCGCTCGTCGCACCGTTCGGATTATAATCCAGAGTTAATGAAATCGAATCGCCGACATTCGTGAGCGAAACTTCTCCGAACTGCCTGTATGTGTAAGTATTGGTTGCCTGTGCCCCCTGATTTCTCAAGACATCACCACTCAGAGGTGAATTATTATCCGTTCCCACTGTCCATGGGTAACCCCCTTCATTTCCATTGTAGAAGAAATAGCCGTAGTCGTTCAGGCCCGTCGATTGTTTCTCGGACGGGGCCCCCGGATCCACTCCGGTAAAGTCGTCCGAGAACACCGTTCCGGCAAGTAGAGATGAAGCAGTAAGCGTTGGCAGAACCGGAGCCACGACCAGACAACGAACCAGAGACAATTTCTTTTTCATGGGTAACCTTTTTCTAGGGGGGGATCGAGTGAGAAAAAATAGTCCACGGAGTCTAAGGGAAAACCCCGCAAGCCATTAACTAAGTCAATTACAATTGACTTTTAAACTGGAAGTCAATTATGAAATCGAAACAATTTCTTTACTCCCCGGAGACCGCGCAAGATCCCCCACTGCGCTCAAAGCAGCTGAAAAGGATCCGGTCTCCCAGTCCCAACAACGATGAATCCTCCTGATCTACTCTCCCCCGCCCCTTACGAAACCCGTGCAGAACGCTATGACGCGACCCATAGACTCATCAGCGAGACGTGTCGGAAGTGGTTCGATTCAGAAGGGAACTGGATTCATCCCGTCGGAGTCTCCGCGGAGGGAGCGTGGATCCATCCTCCCCAGCCAATCCCCAAGACTTACACCCGGTTCGTATTCTGGATGACGATGGGCCTCCTCTGCGGATCGGAGGAGGACGTTAGACTGGGCAATGCGATTCTCGAAAAGACCCGATTTCATTCCCACAACATCCCCGATCAGCCCGGGGTCGACCCGGAGAAGATCCCTCCCTTCGACATATTTGTGACCAACCACTCGATGCAAATGCTGGCGGTGCACGGGAAGAAGCTCGACGAATCGGTGAAGCAACAAATCGAATTCTGGGCCACCGCCGGGCTCCGCGACTACATGGGAAACCGCTCGGCCGACCTTCAGTTTCACGGTTTCAACGACAACATGCCCGCCAAGGCGACACTCGGACTGATCTTGGGAGGAGAATACTTCGAGGACTCCGACGCATTTGAGCACGGACTCTGGAATCTGCACCAACTGGCCCGCATGTTGTCCAGACGCGGCCTGATCAGCGAATACAACAGCCCGACCTACACTCCATTCACCCTGGTCAACCTGACGGTAATTTCCCAATACGCAAAATCGGAAGAGGCCCGCACATTGGCGTCCCAGTGCTGCGAGCGAATCTGGGCGGAGATCCTCGCGGCCTTCCATCGTCCCACCGGCCTCATGGGCGGCCCCTACTCCCGCGCTTACCACTTTGATTCAACGGCACACCTCTCCACTCAGAGTTTCCTCCTCTGGCTGGCTCTCGACGAGATGGTCCTGCCCAACCCCATCGAGGAATTTCAGAAGGATCCGATTGAGCTACTCCACGCCCATGGGTTCGCCCCTGAATCCCTCGGGCGCCTCGCCTGGGTATCGTCCTGCCAGCTCACTCCTCCCAAAGAACTATTGAGGTGGTCCCGTGATCGCCAATATCCATTCCAGTTTCACGCGACCGCCGAGCGAGGCGGCGATGGCGAGAAATATTGTAGCGAAGTCAACATCACCCAATACCAGGAGAAAGACTTTTCTCTTGGCACCGCCGAGGGAGAGTGCTGGTCACAGCTGCAGTCCGAGGTCTTCTATTTCACCTATCGCAAGAAACAACCGGCCACCCGTCGGGAGGATGTCCGCGTGGCCTACACTCGTTATCTTATCGATGACGAGGACCCCAAGGATCCCGGAGAAAGCCTGAAAACCCACGGGATCGTTCATACCTTACAGGACAAACGCGAAGCCCTGGTCCTCGCTCGGCCGACCCTCAACCTCTCCGCCACCCCGCTCCGCAGACTCCGTTTCTGCCTCATCATTCCCGAACATTTCGGCACGATTGACCGGATCATCGAAACCGAGACCCATCTCTTTCTAGAAGACGGCCCGATTCGCTACGCAGTGCGCCCGCTGAATCCCTCGGACTGGGAAGGAACTGCGAGAATCAAAATGAATCGCATCGAAAACTACCTCCTCCTTTCCCTCGAGAATTATAACGGTCTTCCCCGGCAGTTCACGGAGGAGGAACTCAAGCAGACCCTCAATGGATTCGTCTTCAGTGTCGGCCGCTGCGACGAAGAGACATTCGAAAGCTTTCACGAAAGAGTCACCGACTCCCACTGCCTCGACAGTTGGTACTTCGATTCCCGCACCGTTCGCTACCACAGTACCGAAACCGAACTGGAGATCTGCTACTCTCCGGGAGGCAATCACGTTCGATACGCCAGCATCAAAGGTCGCATCCGTCCGAATCCCGTTTGGAAGGCCGACGGACTCCCCGTCCAGGATCTTCCATTCCTCGGAACTCCCCCGCCGCAACAACCGCTACGCTTCCCCTACCGACACCTCAAGGTCCCCTTCGCACCGGAAGCACCCTGGACCATTCATTCCGATCTCAGCTCCCAAAAAAGCATCTCTTCGGGATCGGGATGGAGAAAGCACCACCCCTAGAGAGCTCACGCAGGCCATCCGAAAAACGTGATCACGGTTTCCTGCGAGACCATACCTGCGTGAAGACGTTTCCACTTCCCTCACGGGCACCCCACCAATCCCCCTCCATGAAATTCGTATTCCCCTTCACCCCTTCCCAGATAGGGATACTCTTCCTCCTCTCCCTTATGAATCCCTCACTCGTCCATGGCACTGAATCCCATTTGGAGAAAAACGGCTGGACCGCCGAAACGTTCAAAAGCGTCGACGTGATCGACCTGAAGATCTGGCACAAGGCACCAGTTGAAGCCGAGTCTGACCCAAAGACAGCGGGAATCGTCTTTTTCTATGGAGGAGGCTCTGCCGGAGGGCACCTCGCGGCCGCATGTGCACTCCTGCCGACCCTGAACGATCCCTCCGATCCGCCAGTGAGCTGTAAACCCAACGCCCTGATCCTCTTCAACCCGGTTTACGATAACGGCCCCGGTGGATACGGCCATGATCGGATGAAAGATCGCTGGGAAGAAATTTCTCCCCTTCACCACATCGACGAAGAGGCTCCACCGAACATCGTCTTTCTCGGAACCGAGGATCAAGTCATGCCCGTCGAGACCGCATGCTATTGGAAAGCCAAGATGGAAGCCTGTGGAGTTCGCTCCGAGCTTTATCTCTACGCCAATCGGAAACACGGATTCTTCAACGGGGGAGAAGATTATACCGACACCGTGCAAAAGATGCATGCATTCCTTGCCTCCCTAGGCTATCTTCCCTTCTTAGGCGCGCCATTGTGACTGACGCACCCCGACCCTGTTCCTATGAAAACCTCTCCCAATTGCATCCTCCTCGTCGGAGAAGATGTCGGCCGTGCCCTGGGTTGCTACGGTGACCCCACGCGAAAACCCCGAATATGGACCGCCTCGCTGCCTCCGGCTGCCGCTTCGACAATGCTTTCAGCACCGCCCCGGTTTGCTCCCCGAGTCGTTCGACCATGGTCTCCGGACGGTATGCCTGGAGTATCGGCACCCATCATCACCGCTCCAACCTCAAGAAACCTCCACGAATGTTCACCCATGAACTGAGAGATGCCGGTTACTACGTCAATTGGGCGAACAAACTGGATTTCAACTTCGAGCCCTCCGAAGACATTGCCGACGAAAGAAAAGAGTGCGCCGAGGATTAAGAGAAAGGGTCCCTGCCCGACCAGCCCTTTTTCCTCTATCACAACTTTACGGTCACCCACGGAAGCAAGATGTGGGGTTCTGAGGAAACCCGTTTTGGTGGTCACAACAAAGAGCGAATGGCCACACCTTCTCCGGCCCGATCACAAGGTCGACCCTCCTTCTATTTGTCCAGCCTACCTGCCCGATCCCCGGCCGTGAGACAAGATATAGCCCGCTTCTACGACTCTCCATTTCGCACGGATCCAGGAAATCCCGTCTTAAAACTCGGGTTAGGGATCACTGTTACAGTAACCACTTCAACGGGCTCTTCTTTTTTTCAGAGAATCGACTAAGTATCACCGATACTCCGAAGCGGTCTATCAATTCGCCATTCCCTCCGGACTTTTTCAACTTTATGATTTTCTAAACTTTCCAATACTCAATGTATGAATCGAGAGCCTTGGGGCTGCCTTTAGCTTTTTTCTGCTAAAGATCGGGAAAAATTCTCCCGGGCGTTTTTCTCTTCCAATCAAGCATCACCACCGAATCCCCATGCTCTATCCTCAACGAAACTTCCCCCGCGAATTTTTCGACCTCCACGGGATCTGGAACTTCCCTCACGAAAAGGAGGAGACAGTCTACACGTCGGGCTTCACTCCAGAGAAACAAGTCGCCGTTCGCAGTAGTTACAACGAAGCCTTTGACGAAGAAGATTTTCGGAAGTGGATGAAGGGATGTTGGTATTCCCGCGAATTGTCACATCCCCGCGTTCTTCAATCCGAACGAGTCGTTCTTCGCTTTGGTTCCGACATTTACAAGGCTCAGGTCTACCTAAATAGAAAACTTCTGGGTGACCACGAGACCGGCTATATCCCTATTGAGTTCGACATCAAAGAGCTGATTCATTTCGGCGAAGGAAACCTTCTCTGCGTTAGAACCGATAACGTTCTTTCCCTTGAAACAGTCCTCATGGATAATCTGAAAAAACACCCAGAAGCGGGCCACTTTGCAGGGCAGTATCCGTATACCCCGATCGACTTTTTACCCTACGCCTGCATTCAGCACCCAGTCTCGATCTACTCCACATCAAGCGAAGCGTGGCTAGAATCCGTGACCGCTCAAACCCAATACGAGGTCCACACGGGGATCGTTCGTATTTCAGG
The Puniceicoccus vermicola DNA segment above includes these coding regions:
- a CDS encoding alpha/beta hydrolase; this translates as MKFVFPFTPSQIGILFLLSLMNPSLVHGTESHLEKNGWTAETFKSVDVIDLKIWHKAPVEAESDPKTAGIVFFYGGGSAGGHLAAACALLPTLNDPSDPPVSCKPNALILFNPVYDNGPGGYGHDRMKDRWEEISPLHHIDEEAPPNIVFLGTEDQVMPVETACYWKAKMEACGVRSELYLYANRKHGFFNGGEDYTDTVQKMHAFLASLGYLPFLGAPL
- a CDS encoding sugar-binding domain-containing protein encodes the protein MLYPQRNFPREFFDLHGIWNFPHEKEETVYTSGFTPEKQVAVRSSYNEAFDEEDFRKWMKGCWYSRELSHPRVLQSERVVLRFGSDIYKAQVYLNRKLLGDHETGYIPIEFDIKELIHFGEGNLLCVRTDNVLSLETVLMDNLKKHPEAGHFAGQYPYTPIDFLPYACIQHPVSIYSTSSEAWLESVTAQTQYEVHTGIVRISGIFQGSATHAEIMILETSSTAEAEINEGHFEAELKIDVVTLWNVGEPNLDRASIRLKDESKQIYDEYDQLFVFQTVQIEGNRILLDDKPLYLQGFERHDEYRHL